The nucleotide sequence AGAAATTGTCTCAGTGAAGGCTGAGCTTCACCCAGCAGGGTCAGGTGGAGAGGAAGTGAAACTGGTTATGCAATCTGGCTGAAGGGGGAATGGGGATTGTTGAGGAGCAGCCATGATAGCTTCTCTGGGCAGGCAGCCATCTGGGGCCAGTCTGGAGGGAATTGGTtgagagaaagtttttttttaaattattgggaTTCTCACCTCTAGCTCACTACTGCTTGGAGAAGGGCGTGTCTCTACCTGGTCAGTTGGAGCCTGGACACGGGGAATCTTGGGTTCCCCTGCGATAGGGCAAGGATGGGAAAGAAGAGCGTCATATAGTGAGATGGGGAACCCGTTTCCCTGTCTGAGGCTTTTTCCTTGCTCCCTCTGCCATAACTTCAAGATTTTCTGAGTTTCCCCTGGCTCTCTCATCCTCTTAAGGCAAGAGGGGCCTTCATGGGGCCTAAGTCATGTTAACCTTAAGCAGTTACCCCCTCTTTATAGTAGGAGATGGGGATACCTGTGCCACCTCTGGGTAAGTCAGGAACCCTGTGATATAGAGGACTGGGCTTTCCCATCACTATCCCCTACTCTACCTGATCCCCTCTAGACCTGTCCAGGAACCGGTTCCCTGAGGTGCCAGAGGCAGCATGCCAGCTGGTGTCCCTAGAGGGGCTGAGCCTCTATCACAACTGTCTTCGGTGTCTGAACCCAGCGCTGGGGAACCTCACGGCCCTTACTTACCTCAACCTAAGGTACAGTGCTTATTTGGGGAGATCTCTGCTTTAGAAGCGAAGGGGAGTGGGAATATCTTGCCCCACTCTGAGCCTCGTGTATGAGTGTCAGACCCTGGGATTGAATCCTGAACTCTTAAACCTTACAGAACCTTCTAAGCAGGGAAGCACTCCCTGGGCCATCTAGGTGTGAACTGTGAGcctacctttttttccccctactaCAGCCGGAATCAACTGTTGTCGCTGCCTCCTTATATATGCCAGCTGCCCCTTCGTGTGCTCATTGTCAGCAACAACAAGCTGGGAGCCCTCCCTCCTGACATTGGGGCCTTGGGAAGCCTAAGACAGCTTGTGAGAATGGGACAGCCAGGGAAAGGGGAGGTCCTGGGGTTCTTTGGAGGGAAGGTTGAAGAGAAACAATAGATGGGAGCTGGGGTGAAGGTGGGGGAATAGGCGATGATGCCAGAAAATTAAATGGATGGGGTTAGAGGGGCTGATCCAGGGACTCATGGCCTGACCCTGGTCTCAAGCCCCAACTTCCTCCCTAATTTCAGGATGTAAGCAGCAATGAGCTCCAGTCCCTTCCCCTCCAGTTGGGTAACCTCCACTCCTTGAGGGACCTTAATGTTCGGAGGAACCAGCTCAGCACTCTGCCTGATGGTGAGGGAGGTCAGGGCCTGGGTGGGTTAGTAGAATCCTTAGTAATCTTGGGGAAACCTCCCTCCACCCACCACCCATCCCCCTCTCAAATTAACCAGCCATTTAACAAACCAGCTTGTGTGGTCCCTTCTCTCCCAGACTTAGTTGAAGAAGCCAGACTATCAGACAGACAGGAAAGTACAAGACAGTGTGTAAATTAAATGCTAAATTGTGTGGTTCTGATTATAAGTATACTAGGagatcagagaaaggagagaccagTGTGGGCTGGAAGAgccagggaaagcttcatggaagaggtgaagcttgagctgagccttgaaggttgGTAGGATTTGGATAGAGGAGGGCCTTCCAAGTGAGGGTAACGTGATGGTAGGAATGAGCTTGGTGTGGACCAGTAGACAGGAGACCAGCCTGGCAGGAATGGAAggtatgtggggtgggggagcagtgGGAAACAGGGTTGGATAGTTAGGGTGGAGCCAGCCTTCCATTCCATGGTCCAAACCCAAATCCTTGTTTGCTCTCCAGAGCTGGGAGACCTTCCTCTGGTCCGTTTAGACTTCTCCTGTAACCATGTTTCTCGAATCCCAAGCTCCTTCCGCCGCCTCAGGCACCTCCAGGTCATTCTGTTGGATAGCAACCCCCTTCAGAGCCCTCCTGCACAGGTGAGGTACCCTGGACCTAGAAGGACAGGTGGGCAGGATACAGCCTGGCTGTAGAGCCGTTTTCCAAAGTTGAAGAGGCCAACCCTGAAGATTGCCCCTCATAGCTCATTTTTgcattctccctctctttcttctgacCCCCAGATCTGCCTGAAGGGAAAGCTTCATATCTTCAAGTACCTTTCATCAGAGGCTGGAGAGCGGGGAGTCTCTGGATTTGGGGACCTGCCACCCTCTCACTCATCAAGCTTCAGCCCCTGGTGGGTCATAGGTTATAGAAGGAGCTATGTGGCTAATGAGACCCCTTTTCTAGCTTTGTGTTCAGTGTAGTTTTAGATTGGGGTCTTTCTCAGATAAATGGAGAATTTGGGGATGTGgatgtggtggtggggggtgggcagTGTTAGAACTATCCAGTTGACATTCGACCATGGCTTCCCCCAACTCTAGCCCTGTAGAAGATTTGTTCCCTGGACGTCGGTATGATGGTGGGCTGGACTCCGGTTTCCACAGTGTTGACAGTGGAAGTAAGAGGTGGTCCGGAAATGAGGTAAGGGCCTCCCCAAGTGGGACATTCCTTTCCCAACCCCTAGGAAAGAAGTTTTTTCTTCCAAGACAAAGAGATTCTCTGCCTCTGCTATCTTCCTATTCCAGAAAAGAGATAGATAGGGCACAGGGACTGGGAGTCAAGGGGCCTTGTTTTTTATTGCATGCCTGGGGCTATCCGCTTCCCATGGAAAGGGTTGAGAGTATTAGCAGGAGGATGAGACTCATAGTTTGACATTTCTACTCTatcccacccacacacacaccctctccattccttcctctcaTCACACACCATCCAATTGTGATGTTGGGGGTTGGTCTCAGAGGCCCTCATTCTCCCTCTTTATAGCTGACAGACGAATTTTCGGAACTATCTTTCCGTATCTCAGAATTGACCCAAGAACCTCGGGGCCCTAGGGAACAGAGGGAAGATCGAACAGGTGAGCAGGGCAGGAGTGGCAGAGAATGGAGAGAAGATGGGCCATTAGTGATTCTGAGATGGGGAAGGTGGGGGCTGGGGATCTAGATgttcccttgaccctctcccttggCCTTCTCAGGTGATGGGGACCCTGAACAAATTGACTTCATAGACAGCAGTGTacctggggaggaggagagaggtccTATTGAGGTGAGGGGGCCCCAGCTTTAGTAGATGGGAGGGCTGGGTGGGCCCTTAAGGAAAATGTAACATAACAGAGTGGGGAATGGGCATGGCACATCTCTCAACACAACTATTGTGTACCCTGTTTTACCAGGAGCAGCAGCTGGCAGGGCAGAAGACCCCAGAGATGGAAGTAGAAAGGCTTCCTAGTGCCAGGTATCCCTGCCCCAGTCCCACTATCAGCCCACTGCCCCTGTATCACCCCATCCAGTCACTCCTTACTCTGCCCCACAGGtaacctttctcttctcctttgactTTTCTCCTCAGTCCTCTCTCCCTTTGGATCCCGTGGATGGGTACCCCTTTCTTGATTTCACTGTCACCTTTCAGGTTGGAGGAGCCAGCTGGGGAAGAACGTCGTCGGCCAGACACTCTGCAACTATGGCAGGATCGAGAGAGGAGGCAACAGCAGCAGGGAGGCATGTGGGGGCCTCCCAGAAAGGAGAGGTATGAGAAATGGACAGGGGCTCAGACTAGTGCAGAGTAGGGGACATTGGGATGAGATGGGACTTGGTGAGTGGCCACGTttgggtggtggtgatggtggtgggagGTGGGGCTAGAGAAAGCTGCCCCTTGGTGTGTGTCTCCCCCACGTGCCATAGGCCCCAGGCTTCGATCTTTCCCACCTTATCCGATTCCTCACTCTATGTGAATATTCTTCCAGTGTGTTTCTTCCATTTTCTGTCCTTTTGGTCTCTTTCCAGTTTCCTGAAACTGGCAAACAAAGGTAGTGGGGGAAGTGCTAGCAGCATAGCCGCCTACAAGtaagtcttttcttcctcatctctgttttCAGCTGTCCCTTCATCCCTTCCCAAAATATCCTCTCCCAATTAATTCTCTCCCCTTAGCAATCCCTCCAAGCGAAGTGGCCCCCAGCCTGGAACCCCTGAACCCACCCCTGACCCTCACCATACAGCCTGTCCAGGTGAGATAGGGCCCTTAAGGGGGAAGGGATCTTCAGGAGAACTGTGGAAAGTGATGGGGTGGAGTACTACTTTAACTTAACATTCCCAGGTTTCATCTTTTCCCTCCCTACATCCCCCTAGCCACAGGCCCTTCTCCCCAGCCACTTGGCTCCAGCCAAAGACCAAACAGTTTCCTGTTCCGTTCGTCTTCTCAGAGCAGCTCGGGTGAGTTGTAGGCCTGTAGAGCATCTTCCTATGCTCCTGTGCCAGTCACTTCCCCTCTACCACCATCTTAGAACATGTGCACTGTATTTTCCTAGACCCCAGTTTCATTTTTCACAGAACCTGATAAAAAGGATTTCAGTTGGAGTGTTGGGGGAACatgtgaggaaggaggagggtatggtttggagaaggaaaaacaacagcCCTTTGTCTTTAGCTTCCTCCCCAGGCCCATTTTCATCAGAGCCTATTCTGAGGTCACGGCGGTCCCCCCAAGCAATGGACAGGGAGGAGTTAATGGCTCAACTCCGACAGGTAggtcttcctctgcctctttacACTCAAAACTCCAAACAGAGAAGAAGTAGGTTTGGATTCTCTTCAGGGACCCAAGAATTCTGCTCCAACCTCGTTTGCAGGTATTAGGTCTCCCCTAACTCCCACTTCATGCAACTCAAGAAACCTGTTCCTTCTCtcataaga is from Trichosurus vulpecula isolate mTriVul1 chromosome 7, mTriVul1.pri, whole genome shotgun sequence and encodes:
- the LRCH4 gene encoding leucine-rich repeat and calponin homology domain-containing protein 4 isoform X1, with product MAAAIVAPPVVGGEETAAASRVPGSTGLPGSRSAERALEEAVATGTLNLSNRRLKQFPRGTASGYDLSDITQADLSRNRFPEVPEAACQLVSLEGLSLYHNCLRCLNPALGNLTALTYLNLSRNQLLSLPPYICQLPLRVLIVSNNKLGALPPDIGALGSLRQLDVSSNELQSLPLQLGNLHSLRDLNVRRNQLSTLPDELGDLPLVRLDFSCNHVSRIPSSFRRLRHLQVILLDSNPLQSPPAQICLKGKLHIFKYLSSEAGERGVSGFGDLPPSHSSSFSPCPVEDLFPGRRYDGGLDSGFHSVDSGSKRWSGNELTDEFSELSFRISELTQEPRGPREQREDRTGDGDPEQIDFIDSSVPGEEERGPIEEQQLAGQKTPEMEVERLPSARLEEPAGEERRRPDTLQLWQDRERRQQQQGGMWGPPRKESFLKLANKGSGGSASSIAAYNNPSKRSGPQPGTPEPTPDPHHTACPATGPSPQPLGSSQRPNSFLFRSSSQSSSASSPGPFSSEPILRSRRSPQAMDREELMAQLRQVLESRLQQPLPEDLGDALANGVVLCQLANHLRPRSVPFIHVPSPAVPKLSALKARKNVESFLEACRKMGVPQADLCLPSDLLQGTTRGLRTTMEAVKCGGGEGPLPLGLSPSLGGFALFYVVLMFLLYVTYAGLLGS
- the LRCH4 gene encoding leucine-rich repeat and calponin homology domain-containing protein 4 isoform X2 gives rise to the protein MAAAIVAPPVVGGEETAAASRVPGSTGLPGSRSAERALEEAVATGTLNLSNRRLKQFPRGTASGYDLSDITQADLSRNRFPEVPEAACQLVSLEGLSLYHNCLRCLNPALGNLTALTYLNLSRNQLLSLPPYICQLPLRVLIVSNNKLGALPPDIGALGSLRQLDVSSNELQSLPLQLGNLHSLRDLNVRRNQLSTLPDELGDLPLVRLDFSCNHVSRIPSSFRRLRHLQVILLDSNPLQSPPAQICLKGKLHIFKYLSSEAGERGVSGFGDLPPSHSSSFSPCPVEDLFPGRRYDGGLDSGFHSVDSGSKRWSGNELTDEFSELSFRISELTQEPRGPREQREDRTGDGDPEQIDFIDSSVPGEEERGPIEEQQLAGQKTPEMEVERLPSARLEEPAGEERRRPDTLQLWQDRERRQQQQGGMWGPPRKESFLKLANKGSGGSASSIAAYNNPSKRSGPQPGTPEPTPDPHHTACPATGPSPQPLGSSQRPNSFLFRSSSQSSSASSPGPFSSEPILRSRRSPQAMDREELMAQLRQVLESRLQQPLPEDLGDALANGVVLCQLANHLRPRSVPFIHVPSPAVPKLSALKARKNVESFLEACRKMGVPQESLCQPHHILEEEGTPEKGLPNIATAVHALLEQAGSHGHH